In the Coregonus clupeaformis isolate EN_2021a unplaced genomic scaffold, ASM2061545v1 scaf0688, whole genome shotgun sequence genome, ATGTGACAACTTTACTAAATTAATTTGTTTGGATGCAACTTTTAAAGGTGTAGTTTAATAGGACATAAACTTTATATGAGTTGTTCTTCACAATATGTTGCTGGAAAACAACAGGCCAATACCATGGAGCATGATTGACTTTCCTTTACTTTTAAATGCAAAATCAAAGACCATGTTAATTACATGTTCTATACACACAGCAATGGTAATGACAGGAAAAATAGATATGCTTTATTCACATGCGATGAAGGCAGCCAGTTCAGCCAAATGAAAAACTCTTATTTTACAGTGTATCCCTCATGCAAGTTTGTCAAGTAATTAATTTAAATAAAGCAAACTCAGATTTGTTTCAGTAAAAGAACAGTCATTTTATTTCCACTAATCTCTGGTGTAACCCAAAGCTATGGTCAGGGTCTTAGTTTGTTTTGAGTCTCTTACTTCCCACGTCCTGTGTTGGGTCCTCTGGCTCTCGTTTGGCACCTTTGCCCGTCTTGCCTGCATTGGGTGTTCTCTGCTCTTCGTTGCTTTCAGCAATGACTCCTTTCATCTGTTTaagctccctcctccctctcctctcctccatctctccgaTCTCCTCGGCAAACAGGGCTTTGAGGGGCGGGATAAGTCTGGGGAGGATTCTAAAGTCTCCAAACCGGATCtgaggagagacagggaagagAGATCACCAGGGCTGCCTGAAAACGGTCCCTCACTCACTCAAGAGTGGGTCTTTCAAAATACCCAGCCTCCTCTGAGGCAGCTGGAGATGTATCTCTAATGGGAGTCTAACACATTCTGAATGTTACCTTAAAATGGTACATCTAGATTTAAATCGAAGTTGTCCGAGGCATTTTGTCCGAGAGTATTCTACCTGGACTAGGGGCACTGGTCTGCTCATACTGTAGTGAATAATGGTCCTAATTCATTCTGAGGTTACACATATACATTTCAGATGTGCAGAACCCGCATAATCATTTCAATGTTGCTATGCATAACAAGTGGACTAAAGTACATAATTCAACACTCACTTACCCTCATGTGGTCAAAAGATATCCCCACTCTGTCGTTGAAGTCCTCACTGAAGAGGGGGATCTTGGCATAGCGCTGGCTGAAGTGGTTCAGCATGATGAACTCGGCATTCATCTTCATGCCAATACCAATGGCCTGGGAGGTGGTACTGTCATTTTGGGAGGCAAGCAGAGAAGCATGATGCTACTCTGCTACTATTTTAACAGTGATTACCAGACTTAACCCCATGGTAAGCTATACAGAGTTCGTTCAGTTCAATAGTTCAGCTCAATTACTTTCTCTAAAGTCATTCTTTCTTTCAAGTAGTTTTCAATGTGAGAGGGAGCTCTTTAACCAAAGTCACTGAAATTCCAGCTAGAAGGCAGTAGCACCCATTGCCTCCAATAAAGAGTTCCAAAAACCAATGCCAATCTCAGAGAAGAATGCAGCCAGTTACAATGCCCTCTAAAAATGACTGGCTTTTCAAGAGCTCATTGAGTTTCTTTGTCAGTAGAAAAATGGCACTTGTCTATTTCTGTTTACCTCCTTCAATGCATGTCATATTTCCACACTtcgggctggattcaatccataTCACAGAAGATATGCATTATATctcgattgaaatttaaaggcaatatcTCCATgttcgcggagactgcattcatggtaaacgctgcatatgtcggctcaatcggaaattacctttacattttttaCGCGGATcttccgcgatacggattgaatccagcccaaGAAAGCTAGTTTCCTAATAGAATAACGAAGGACACCTCTGAAGAGAAGCACCGTACTAGATCCATCTACTAACCTATGTCTCTTCTCCACAGCCTCGTCCTCCAATCCGTCTTCCAACGTCGCTTCATGAATAAGTAAAGTTGCGTTCTTTCCTTTGAAAACACAATGACAAACATGAATCGCGCAGCACTTCcagcctctcttcctctcccagaGGAAATCAATCACACAGCTCTGTGTAATAAACCATCAGCCAGCCCTGTTTGTCTGGCACACCCAGGCCTCTATAATGAACAGGCATGGGATATACCCCGGCTCTCTCTGGGAAGCTTCAACTGGATCATATCAAGTCGAACAATTTAAAAAGAGTCAATGAAGTGGGAGACCTTGTGATTCATAGCGAACTTTGGAACCGATCGATAACATTAAGAAATATCTGGTAAATGATGCCAGACAGCTAGTGCGGAATACAGCATGGATGACAGGTTCAGATCAGACTGGCTACTGTAGATGGACCCATTAACACTGATCTATATGTATATCATACCACCAGCAACTGTGTAGAAGTTATAGAATACATTCTGGGTCCAAAATTCCAGCATGGTTCTGTGGAATGCACGTAACGGCAAATCAAATAGCATTTGTGAGCATTTACCATTTGATCCGGACGTCACAAGTGTGGTTCACAGAGTGTGTAAATCTTTTCACATCACACAAATTCTGGGAGCTGTACAAACATCACAATTGGAGTCGAGAACTGTTGGTACTAACCCATATGTGCGAGGGCATCGCAGGGCATTGTGTCCCCAGAGAAGACCAGCTGCCAGCCAGACTGGTGAGTGATGCTGCAGGCAAAGGCATTCTTACAGTGACGCACCGGACAAGTCTGGAACTATGAGAGAAAcagaatatacagtatgtatttaaGCTTTGATGACAGCCTCAATAAACAGTCATTGAACCTAACAAGAGTGTTTTGAGTCTTATTGAACCACGAAGCAGCCTGTTCAAGTCTCTACATACCTTTTCTAAATCAGATTTCTTCAGCAGTGCTTGGATGAATGACTTGGTTTTGAACTTGGACACCTCAGCCCCCTCACACATGACTTTGCTAGGGACAATGCTGAAACATAGTAAAGAATACATCAATATTAGAGACAATGGACATCATATCATCAAGTCTGAAAGCATCAATTCAATAGAGTAAGACGTGTCTTTCCTGACATACTTGACATGGCTGAGGATCTCCTCACAGTGGTCATGGTACTGGTTGAGCCAGGTCATCATCTGGACAGGGGCTACCAGATAGATGGGGCTGAAGGCTTTCCCAAGAGTTGTCTgaacagtaaagagataaggacaGATATTCATTAAAGTATTCCATTTTGCATGACTCATCTTAAAATCTGAAAAAGGGAAACTCTTTACTGACCAAGGCTCTCTCCCTTTGAAACAGCAAACTCAACAATCCCTGGAAAATAAAGTGAAATTATTATTAAATTCTTTGAAAATAAAATGAATGCCAGAATATATGCTATAACTCTATAAtaaacatacactgctcaaaaaaataaagggaacacttaaacaacacaatgtaactccaagtcaatcacacttctgtgaaatcaatctgtccacttaggaagcaacactgattgacaatacatttctggctgatgttttggtcacttttgaatgctggcggtgctttcactctagtggtagcatgagacggaatctacaacccacacaagtggctcaggtagtgcagctcatccaggatggcacatcaatgcgagctgtggcaagaaggtttgttgtgtctgtcagcgtagtgtccacagcatggaggcgctaccaggagacaggccagtacatcaggagacgtggaggaggccgtaggagggcaaaaaCCCaccagcaggactgctacctccgcctttgtgcaaggaggagcaggaggagcactgccagagccctgcaaaatgacctccagcaggccacaaatgtgcttgtgtctgctcaaacggtcagaaacagactccatgagggtggtatgagggcccgacgtccacaggtgggggttgtgcttacagcccaacacagtgcaggacgtttggcatttgccagagaacaccaagattggcaaattcgccactggcgcactgtgctcttcacagatgaaagcaggttcacactgagcacgtgacagatgtgacagagtctggagacgccgtggagaacgttctgctgcctgcaacatcctccagcatgaccggtttggcggtgggtcagtcatggtgtggggtggcatttatttggggggacgcacagccctccatgtgctcgccagaggtagcctgactgccattaggtaccgagatgagatcctcagaccccttgtgagacaatatgctggtgcggttggccctgggttcctcctaatgcaagacaatgctagacctcatgtggctggagtatgtcagcagttcctgcaagaggaaggcattgatgctatggactggcccgcccgttccccagacctgattccaattgagcacatctgggacatcatgtctcgctccatccaccaacgccacgttgcaccacagactgtccaggagttggcggatgctttagtccaggtctgggaggagatccttcaggagaccatccgtcacctcatcaggaacatgcccaggcgttgtagggaggtcatacaggcacgtggaggccacacacactactgagcctcattttgacttgttttaaggacattacatcaaagttggatcagcctgtagcgtggttttccactttaattttgagggtgactccaaatccagacctccatgggttgataaatttgatttccattgataatttttgtgtgattttgttgtcagcacattcaactatgtaaagaaaaaagtatttaataagattatttcattcattcagatctaggatgtgttattttagtgttccctttatttttttgagcagtgtatatttctgGGAAAAATAACCCTTACTGTGTGATGGTCCGCGTGCATGTGAGAGATGAAGACTGTTGAGATCTTTGCAAGAGTCTCGTCCACACTGTCCCCATAGTGTCGGCACAGCTGGCCAAAGGTGCCCTCTCCACAGTCCAGCAGCACTGACTGAGTAGCACTGAAGGAAATGGGATATATcataaacacagagacagacagacagttataCTGGCTACCTCACACAGAAATATCTTTaagggaattattttatttttatatgagCCTAACTGAGGGCCATTACCTAATGTTGACCAAGTTGCCACTGACATTCCTGATCTTCATTGGAAGAGCCGATCCAGTTCCTAAAAAGACCACCTCTGGGTATTTTTCTGCCCGCCCTGCAAGAAACAACACATTATCATACTGTACAACATAATTTTTCTATGCCACTGAAATTTGAGATGTAAAACTATGATACTCTATAAGACAAAAGTACTACAAGAAACTAAACTcagttacttttttttttttttttttaaacgccCAGTGTGAAATGTTTGCAACTCCTCTCAAGAGGAGTAAAGAGAAATCGATGGAGCTTTGTTGGACTGAGTAACATCTCCTCCTGGGCTTCTAGTCTGACCTGTCCCAGAGCAGGGCTCACCAGACAGCACTGCAGCATCAGTCGCACGGAACCGCTTGCACTCCTCCACTTCTTGGAGGAAGTTAGGGGCCTCCGCAGCCTCTTTCACAAACTCTTCAGTGTCACAAGAGGGGATTGCATCTCTAATGAATAAGAACagtagaacacacacaccactcatcaCATACTGCTGAGAGGGGCAGGGACGCTCTCATTTGACTTAGACTGTTTTGGCATTTACAAGATCAGAGAAGAAATAGTAAGCCATGCTTGAAAGTAGCGTTTCATCTGAAATGGTTTTCTTTGACAAAGCAGCCCTTTGTAAGTGCAGACTAATGCCTGAAGGACAGACTCACCTTTGCCATTCAATCTTGGGTCTGAGTTGGAACTTCAGCAGACACTCGGCTCTGACATTGGGGACATGCAGGGCAGCCTGAGTCTCCTTGAGAAGATCAACAACAGTCAGAAGTTTTACAAAAACAAGAGTAGAAACAGATTAGCACAACACAATGCAAGCTACAAAAGGTTTCCAAATGAACACGCTTATCTCTGTGTAGCAGCAGGTTACAATGTTGAATAATTAAAGTTCTAGCACTTCACAACTTACCTTTGTTTTATAGTGCTTGAGCTCTGGAAATATCTCTGGATGAATCAGATTGAGCTGAGTCTGAATCTTGTGGCTCCTAACGTTGTGAACAGTGCAAACTTGTTCATTCAGGATCAGGTGCTCAGTGGTGGATGGAAAcctaaaatacaaaaaca is a window encoding:
- the elac2 gene encoding zinc phosphodiesterase ELAC protein 2 isoform X3 — its product is MSTNTTDNQNWGPKKPRAPKETLRHVKSREQRKRGVDVHGPATVYAQVVGAGSRDNGASLYVFSEFNRYLFNCGEGTQRLMQEHKLKAARLDNIFLTRMSWENVGGLSGMILTLKDTGVPEVVLSGPPQLEKYVNAIRVFSGPLEEIKLAVRPYTEKQHTDDTMTVSQIPIFAQLREDGPKCSPNSGRSSPSSSPQRRELWRPEDSEDTSTDSRRERATSPGGKARATRDPSLVVAFVCKLHPKKGNFLVAQAKDLGLPVGTAAIGPLIAALKDGKSVTYEGREIHPEEVCTPTDPGPAFIVVECPSEEFVQPICINQQLRRYQSGGTEDPAALVVHMTPESVLKTDEYKQWMERFPSTTEHLILNEQVCTVHNVRSHKIQTQLNLIHPEIFPELKHYKTKETQAALHVPNVRAECLLKFQLRPKIEWQRDAIPSCDTEEFVKEAAEAPNFLQEVEECKRFRATDAAVLSGEPCSGTGRAEKYPEVVFLGTGSALPMKIRNVSGNLVNISATQSVLLDCGEGTFGQLCRHYGDSVDETLAKISTVFISHMHADHHTGLLSLLFQRERALTTLGKAFSPIYLVAPVQMMTWLNQYHDHCEEILSHVNIVPSKVMCEGAEVSKFKTKSFIQALLKKSDLEKFQTCPVRHCKNAFACSITHQSGWQLVFSGDTMPCDALAHMGKNATLLIHEATLEDGLEDEAVEKRHSTTSQAIGIGMKMNAEFIMLNHFSQRYAKIPLFSEDFNDRVGISFDHMRIRFGDFRILPRLIPPLKALFAEEIGEMEERRGRRELKQMKGVIAESNEEQRTPNAGKTGKGAKREPEDPTQDVGSKRLKTN
- the elac2 gene encoding zinc phosphodiesterase ELAC protein 2 isoform X2 yields the protein MFSMTKVSLHCKFIGWLFVRHTSTGRLQSIACSEHRFPRTIFQFLRAMSTNTTDNQNWGPKKPRAPKETLRHVKSREQRKRGVDVHGPATVYAQVVGAGSRDNGASLYVFSEFNRYLFNCGEGTQRLMQEHKLKAARLDNIFLTRMSWENVGGLSGMILTLKDTGVPEVVLSGPPQLEKYVNAIRVFSGPLEEIKLAVRPYTEKQHTDDTMTVSQIPIFAQLREDGPKCSPNSGRSSPSSSPQRRELWRPEDSEDTSTDSRRERATSPGGKARATRDPSLVVAFVCKLHPKKGNFLVAQAKDLGLPVGTAAIGPLIAALKDGKSVTYEGREIHPEEVCTPTDPGPAFIVVECPSEEFVQPICINQQLRRYQSGGTEDPAALVVHMTPESVLKTDEYKQWMERFPSTTEHLILNEQVCTVHNVRSHKIQTQLNLIHPEIFPELKHYKTKETQAALHVPNVRAECLLKFQLRPKIEWQRDAIPSCDTEEFVKEAAEAPNFLQEVEECKRFRATDAAVLSGRAEKYPEVVFLGTGSALPMKIRNVSGNLVNISATQSVLLDCGEGTFGQLCRHYGDSVDETLAKISTVFISHMHADHHTGLLSLLFQRERALTTLGKAFSPIYLVAPVQMMTWLNQYHDHCEEILSHVNIVPSKVMCEGAEVSKFKTKSFIQALLKKSDLEKFQTCPVRHCKNAFACSITHQSGWQLVFSGDTMPCDALAHMGKNATLLIHEATLEDGLEDEAVEKRHSTTSQAIGIGMKMNAEFIMLNHFSQRYAKIPLFSEDFNDRVGISFDHMRIRFGDFRILPRLIPPLKALFAEEIGEMEERRGRRELKQMKGVIAESNEEQRTPNAGKTGKGAKREPEDPTQDVGSKRLKTN
- the elac2 gene encoding zinc phosphodiesterase ELAC protein 2 isoform X1 — translated: MFSMTKVSLHCKFIGWLFVRHTSTGRLQSIACSEHRFPRTIFQFLRAMSTNTTDNQNWGPKKPRAPKETLRHVKSREQRKRGVDVHGPATVYAQVVGAGSRDNGASLYVFSEFNRYLFNCGEGTQRLMQEHKLKAARLDNIFLTRMSWENVGGLSGMILTLKDTGVPEVVLSGPPQLEKYVNAIRVFSGPLEEIKLAVRPYTEKQHTDDTMTVSQIPIFAQLREDGPKCSPNSGRSSPSSSPQRRELWRPEDSEDTSTDSRRERATSPGGKARATRDPSLVVAFVCKLHPKKGNFLVAQAKDLGLPVGTAAIGPLIAALKDGKSVTYEGREIHPEEVCTPTDPGPAFIVVECPSEEFVQPICINQQLRRYQSGGTEDPAALVVHMTPESVLKTDEYKQWMERFPSTTEHLILNEQVCTVHNVRSHKIQTQLNLIHPEIFPELKHYKTKETQAALHVPNVRAECLLKFQLRPKIEWQRDAIPSCDTEEFVKEAAEAPNFLQEVEECKRFRATDAAVLSGEPCSGTGRAEKYPEVVFLGTGSALPMKIRNVSGNLVNISATQSVLLDCGEGTFGQLCRHYGDSVDETLAKISTVFISHMHADHHTGLLSLLFQRERALTTLGKAFSPIYLVAPVQMMTWLNQYHDHCEEILSHVNIVPSKVMCEGAEVSKFKTKSFIQALLKKSDLEKFQTCPVRHCKNAFACSITHQSGWQLVFSGDTMPCDALAHMGKNATLLIHEATLEDGLEDEAVEKRHSTTSQAIGIGMKMNAEFIMLNHFSQRYAKIPLFSEDFNDRVGISFDHMRIRFGDFRILPRLIPPLKALFAEEIGEMEERRGRRELKQMKGVIAESNEEQRTPNAGKTGKGAKREPEDPTQDVGSKRLKTN